A single Lolium perenne isolate Kyuss_39 chromosome 6, Kyuss_2.0, whole genome shotgun sequence DNA region contains:
- the LOC127308047 gene encoding uncharacterized protein — protein MVTAVAAAGDPRLVRNTCIMAHVDHGKTTLADHLVAYGSGGGLLTPKWAGQARVMDHLPEERARAITMKSAAVALRHGAHRVHLIDSPGHLDFCSEVSAAARLADSALILVDVVDGVHVQTHAALRKAFAERLRPCLVLNKLDRLITEMRLEPEEAYHRLRRIVAEANSVYSDLRSGSYFSSLLDGPAHAQDVDDGDGDEDAFVPQKGNVIFACARDGWGFRVHDFAALYAQAHPDMASKLLGGLWGPYCWDKKNRKVVGKEAMASMTNQQPMFVELVLKPLWKAYKEGLKEDGASWLRDQVVSRYNLKVSQRELQNKEPDKVLQAVLKAWLPLAETVMTMLVECTQDPIAAQRFRVPKLMPERELAPGDAAEHAGIVAEADKVRRCVTACSTSARAPLVVFVSKMFGLAYKDLPPSGVDGELLNHTTSASDDECFLAFARVFSGVLRAGQKVFVLSPMYDPLKGDTTGKHLKEVELQHLYEMQGQDLRAVTSVGAGNLVAIQGLGDHIMKTATLSSTRNCWPFASMLFQVSPLLKVAIEPSNLADLGAFVNGLRLLNQADPLAECTQENGQYLLAAAGKVHLELCIKNLNERFAKNVKLNVSDPLVSFKETIQGEGVGNMESRKGPQDFVDRTSPDGKFAVRVKVIRLPNALTKVLEENEKMLSQTIQGQTARSDGATGLQCSQDDGGSMAKLRQHMLSAIDRELEVISMQVDKLKVERHRKTLLGYLQRIWALGPSLVGPNLLLSPDVRSSSGAITSQDGREGILVCGTCHVSEKLGFVGVSDAETSNGIANSEPSTGAPDHETLRNIVVSGFQEATNAGPLCDEPMWGLAFIVEPYIFTHSPDNANRSYEHKAAVREACRAAVLQSKPRLVQPMYFCELTTPTVYLGAVYAVLGDCRAKVLKEEMQEGTSLFTVRAYLPVAESSEFSEKLRSATSGAASARLALSHWEAIPQDPFFVPKTQEEIEEFGDGSNMGPNLAKTLINSVRRRKGLHVEDKVVEHGTKQRTRAKKV, from the coding sequence ATGGTGACGGCGGTGGCGGCAGCCGGTGACCCTCGCCTGGTCCGAAACACATGCATTATGGCGCACGTAGACCACGGGAAGACCACACTGGCCGACCACCTAGTGGCgtacggcagcggcggcggcctccTCACCCCCAAGTGGGCTGGCCAAGCCCGCGTCATGGACCATCTGCCGGAGGAGCGGGCGCGGGCCATCACGATGAAGTCCGCCGCGGTGGCGCTCCGCCACGGCGCCCACCGCGTCCACCTCATCGACTCGCCCGGCCACCTCGACTTCTGCTCCGAGGTCTCCGCCGCCGCGCGGCTCGCCGACTCGGCGCTCATCCTCGTCGACGTCGTCGACGGCGTCCACGTCCAGACCCACGCCGCGCTGCGCAAGGCCTTCGCCGAGCGCCTCCGCCCCTGCCTCGTCCTCAACAAGCTCGACCGCCTCATCACCGAGATGCGGCTCGAGCCCGAGGAGGCGTACCACCGCCTCCGCCGCATCGTCGCCGAGGCCAATTCCGTCTACTCCGACCTGCGCTCCGGGTCCTACTTCTCCTCCCTCCTCGACGGGCCGGCCCACGCGCAGGACGTCGACGACGGGGACGGTGACGAGGACGCCTTCGTGCCGCAGAAGGGCAACGTCATCTTCGCCTGCGCCCGTGACGGCTGGGGATTCCGAGTCCACGACTTCGCCGCTCTGTACGCCCAGGCTCACCCCGACATGGCGAGCAAATTGCTGGGAGGGCTCTGGGGGCCGTACTGCTGGGACAAGAAGAACAGGAAGGTTGTGGGGAAAGAGGCCATGGCCAGCATGACGAACCAGCAGCCAATGTTTGTGGAGCTCGTGCTCAAGCCGCTATGGAAGGCCTACAAGGAGGGTCTGAAGGAGGATGGCGCAAGCTGGCTGCGCGATCAGGTGGTCTCGAGGTACAATCTGAAGGTGTCACAGCGCGAGCTTCAGAACAAGGAACCTGACAAGGTGCTGCAAGCCGTGCTGAAGGCCTGGCTGCCTCTTGCAGAAACGGTGATGACGATGCTCGTGGAGTGCACTCAGGACCCAATTGCCGCCCAGAGATTCAGAGTGCCGAAGCTTATGCCCGAGAGAGAGCTGGCGCCAGGGGATGCTGCAGAGCATGCCGGCATTGTCGCCGAGGCTGACAAGGTGAGGAGGTGCGTGACGGCCTGCAGCACCAGCGCAAGGGCACCTCTGGTGGTGTTCGTGTCCAAGATGTTTGGGCTGGCATACAAGGATCTGCCACCCAGTGGGGTGGATGGAGAGCTGCTCAACCACACCACCAGTGCATCAGATGATGAGTGTTTCCTGGCATTTGCGCGGGTCTTCAGCGGCGTTCTCCGTGCCGGGCAGAAGGTGTTTGTGCTGTCGCCAATGTATGATCCTCTGAAAGGGGACACAACAGGAAAGCATTTGAAGGAGGTGGAGCTGCAGCACTTGTATGAGATGCAGGGACAGGATCTTAGGGCAGTTACCAGCGTAGGCGCCGGGAATTTGGTTGCCATCCAGGGCCTCGGTGACCACATCATGAAGACGGCCACACTGTCATCCACGAGGAATTGCTGGCCTTTTGCGAGCATGTTGTTCCAGGTTTCTCCATTGCTGAAGGTTGCAATTGAGCCGTCCAACCTGGCTGATCTGGGAGCATTTGTTAATGGGCTTAGGCTACTTAACCAGGCAGACCCATTGGCTGAGTGCACCCAAGAAAATGGCCAGTATCTCCTCGCCGCAGCGGGGAAGGTACATTTGGAGCTTTGCATAAAGAATCTGAATGAGAGATTTGCAAAAAATGTTAAACTGAATGTCTCTGACCCCTTGGTATCATTCAAGGAAACCATCCAAGGAGAAGGTGTTGGTAATATGGAGAGCCGGAAGGGTCCACAGGATTTTGTTGACAGGACTTCTCCAGATGGAAAATTTGCTGTGAGAGTTAAAGTCATCAGGCTTCCGAATGCTCTGACTAAGGTCCTTGAGGAAAATGAAAAAATGCTTTCCCAAACAATTCAGGGGCAAACAGCGAGAAGCGATGGAGCAACAGGTTTACAATGTTCTCAGGATGATGGTGGTTCCATGGCAAAACTTAGGCAGCATATGCTCAGTGCTATAGACCGGGAACTGGAAGTGATTTCTATGCAAGTGGATAAATTAAAGGTCGAGCGCCATAGGAAGACACTGCTTGGATACTTGCAGAGAATCTGGGCCCTAGGTCCTTCGCTCGTCGGTCCAAACCTCCTCCTCTCTCCTGATGTAAGATCAAGCAGTGGTGCGATAACCAGCCAAGATGGAAGAGAGGGTATTCTTGTGTGTGGTACATGTCACGTCTCAGAGAAATTGGGTTTTGTGGGTGTGTCTGATGCAGAAACCAGCAATGGCATTGCTAACAGTGAACCATCGACAGGTGCTCCTGATCATGAGACACTAAGGAACATCGTTGTCTCGGGATTTCAGGAGGCCACAAACGCAGGGCCTTTGTGTGATGAACCTATGTGGGGTCTGGCATTCATCGTTGAGCCCTACATATTCACTCACAGCCCAGATAACGCCAATCGCTCTTACGAGCACAAAGCAGCAGTCAGGGAAGCATGCCGGGCAGCAGTGCTTCAGAGCAAGCCAAGGCTAGTCCAACCCATGTATTTCTGCGAATTGACCACTCCCACGGTGTATTTAGGTGCAGTCTATGCTGTTCTCGGTGATTGTCGAGCAAAGGTGCTGaaagaagagatgcaagaaggaaCTTCACTGTTTACGGTGCGCGCGTATCTGCCAGTTGCTGAGAGCTCTGAATTCTCTGAGAAGCTTAGGAGCGCAACTTCAGGTGCAGCCAGTGCACGTCTTGCTTTGAGTCACTGGGAAGCTATTCCTCAAGATCCCTTCTTTGTCCCGAAAACTCAGGAGGAGATTGAGGAATTTGGAGATGGTTCAAACATGGGACCAAACTTGGCAAAGACACTCATCAACTCGGTGAGGCGGAGAAAGGGGCTACACGTTGAAGACAAGGTCGTGGAGCACGGCACAAAACAGCGCACTCGTGCTAAGAAAGTGTAG